The Prochlorococcus sp. MIT 1300 genome has a window encoding:
- the dnaJ gene encoding molecular chaperone DnaJ: MADFYDLLGVSRDADGDTLKRAYRRLARQYHPDVNKDPGAEDRFKEIGRAYEVLGDPQSRARYDQFGEAGLGGAAGMPDMGDMGGFADLFETFFSGFGGGASAGPRTQRRGPQQGEDLRYDLTIDFLQAVFGEEKEIKVPHLETCDVCQGSGAKKGTRPVTCSTCGGVGQVRRATRTPFGSFTQVAECPACGGTGQVIADPCPACSGQGVRQVRKKLRINIPAGVDSGTRLRVTGEGNAGLRGGPSGDLYVFLKVKSHPKLKRDGLTVLSDVNVSYLQAILGDTIQVDTVDGLSDLDIPAGTQPNAVLTLENKGIPKLGNPVARGNQRISVKVQLPTRLSDEERGLLENLASHHSAKGPQHHHHNSGLFARLFGQT; this comes from the coding sequence ATGGCAGATTTTTACGATCTTCTCGGTGTTAGCAGGGATGCTGACGGAGATACCTTGAAACGGGCTTATCGCCGTTTAGCACGTCAGTACCACCCTGATGTTAATAAGGATCCTGGTGCTGAGGATCGCTTTAAGGAAATTGGGCGAGCTTATGAAGTGCTTGGTGATCCCCAGTCACGAGCACGTTATGACCAATTTGGTGAGGCTGGGCTTGGTGGGGCAGCTGGGATGCCAGACATGGGAGATATGGGAGGCTTTGCAGATTTATTTGAGACATTTTTTAGTGGGTTTGGTGGAGGCGCTTCTGCTGGGCCTCGCACGCAACGTAGAGGACCGCAACAGGGTGAAGATCTTCGATATGACTTAACGATCGATTTTTTGCAAGCGGTTTTTGGAGAAGAAAAAGAAATAAAAGTGCCGCATTTGGAAACTTGTGATGTTTGCCAAGGAAGTGGGGCGAAAAAAGGAACTCGACCTGTTACTTGCAGTACTTGTGGAGGGGTAGGACAGGTTCGTCGCGCTACTAGAACTCCTTTTGGCAGCTTTACCCAAGTAGCTGAATGCCCGGCTTGTGGTGGAACGGGCCAGGTAATTGCAGATCCGTGCCCTGCATGTTCGGGACAAGGAGTACGTCAAGTTAGAAAAAAATTGCGTATCAACATTCCTGCTGGAGTTGATAGTGGAACGCGCTTAAGAGTTACTGGTGAGGGCAATGCCGGTTTACGGGGAGGTCCTTCAGGGGATCTATATGTGTTTTTGAAGGTAAAAAGTCATCCAAAGTTGAAACGTGATGGCTTAACTGTTCTTTCAGATGTAAATGTTAGTTATCTTCAGGCGATTTTGGGGGACACCATCCAAGTTGATACTGTTGATGGTTTATCCGACCTTGATATACCTGCAGGGACTCAACCGAATGCGGTTTTAACTTTGGAAAATAAAGGTATTCCTAAGCTAGGGAATCCTGTTGCTAGGGGTAATCAGCGTATCTCAGTAAAGGTACAATTGCCCACAAGATTGTCTGATGAAGAACGTGGTTTGCTAGAGAATTTAGCTAGTCATCATTCTGCTAAAGGACCACAACATCATCATCACAATAGTGGTTTGTTTGCACGTTTGTTTGGTCAAACTTGA
- a CDS encoding sulfurtransferase TusA family protein has product MDLRGTPCPLNFIRCKLALERLENNELLQVDLDVGEPESMVIFGLRDAGHKVEIVGYEDDWMRVLVVNNCGE; this is encoded by the coding sequence ATGGACCTGCGAGGTACGCCCTGTCCATTAAATTTTATTCGCTGTAAATTAGCTCTTGAAAGGTTAGAAAATAATGAGTTGCTTCAGGTTGATTTGGATGTGGGAGAGCCAGAATCTATGGTTATCTTCGGTCTTCGAGATGCAGGGCATAAGGTTGAAATTGTGGGTTACGAAGATGATTGGATGAGGGTTTTGGTTGTCAACAACTGTGGAGAGTGA
- the rsgA gene encoding ribosome small subunit-dependent GTPase A has protein sequence MSTTVESEFNSLIGTVVASQANYFEVELDDLNKNILMDLNGFDHQKSLRILCTRRSRLDHIGTLVSTGDRVWIEAIDWKACTGVIVKVEPRISWIDRPPVANITSLFVVLSLKNPAFDLDQASRFLLTAEKTGLDLHLLLTKTDLMAKNNVEQMLKRIEDWGYEPIPISIKSAEGLDHLKSLFLKKGLAVLCGPSGVGKSSLLSYFLKKKSIRVGKLSGRLQRGRHTTRHVELYSFATGCYVADTPGFNRPSLECDPSDLPYLFPEIRSKLNENRCKFRNCLHLDEPGCSIPKTWERYSFYRNSILEILNSRR, from the coding sequence TTGTCAACAACTGTGGAGAGTGAATTCAATTCTTTAATAGGTACTGTTGTGGCTTCACAAGCCAATTATTTTGAGGTTGAGTTAGACGATCTAAATAAGAATATTTTGATGGATTTGAATGGTTTTGATCATCAAAAATCTCTTCGAATACTGTGTACCCGAAGGAGTCGTTTGGATCATATAGGTACCCTCGTGTCGACAGGTGATCGTGTTTGGATCGAAGCTATTGACTGGAAAGCTTGTACGGGAGTAATTGTTAAAGTAGAACCGCGAATAAGCTGGATTGATAGGCCTCCAGTTGCCAATATTACTTCCTTATTTGTTGTCTTATCATTGAAAAATCCCGCTTTTGATTTAGATCAGGCCAGCCGTTTTTTGCTCACAGCAGAAAAAACAGGATTAGATTTGCACTTATTGCTTACAAAGACAGACTTGATGGCAAAGAATAACGTGGAGCAAATGTTAAAACGAATAGAAGATTGGGGTTACGAACCTATTCCTATTTCAATTAAAAGTGCAGAAGGTTTGGATCATTTGAAATCCCTATTTCTCAAGAAAGGCTTAGCAGTCCTTTGTGGGCCTTCAGGAGTAGGTAAAAGTAGTTTGCTTAGCTATTTTCTGAAAAAAAAATCAATTAGAGTCGGCAAGTTATCTGGCAGATTACAACGTGGTCGCCATACAACTAGACATGTGGAACTTTATTCCTTTGCGACAGGTTGTTATGTTGCAGATACACCAGGTTTTAATAGACCTTCTCTTGAATGTGACCCCTCTGATTTACCTTATCTTTTTCCAGAAATTAGGAGTAAGCTCAATGAGAATAGATGTAAGTTTAGAAATTGCTTGCATTTAGACGAACCTGGCTGCTCAATTCCAAAAACCTGGGAGAGATACTCTTTCTATAGAAATTCTATTTTAGAAATACTTAATTCTCGGCGTTAA
- a CDS encoding YbaB/EbfC family nucleoid-associated protein gives MAAFGLPNFGQLTEAFRKAQQIQQEAQSLQVELDEMELQATDESKRVSVWISGNQKPLRIEFNNTILNESKETIEEATLEALQAAYKLSTTTMKERMEELTGGLKLNLPDFNAEN, from the coding sequence ATGGCAGCGTTCGGACTACCCAATTTCGGTCAATTAACTGAAGCTTTTCGAAAAGCACAACAAATCCAACAAGAAGCACAAAGCCTTCAAGTTGAATTGGATGAAATGGAGCTTCAAGCAACAGATGAAAGTAAGAGAGTAAGTGTATGGATTTCGGGCAATCAAAAGCCCCTTCGAATTGAGTTCAACAACACTATTCTGAATGAGTCTAAAGAAACTATTGAAGAAGCTACCTTAGAAGCTTTACAGGCAGCATACAAACTCTCAACAACAACAATGAAAGAGCGCATGGAAGAGTTGACCGGAGGCTTAAAATTAAATCTGCCTGATTTTAACGCCGAGAATTAA
- the murB gene encoding UDP-N-acetylmuramate dehydrogenase has product MVLHYGSITPLIKELNLQSLVSLANFTTLRVGGKAEFFAEPNDPNELQLLINWAHTQNIPCQVLGAGSNLLVNDKTLQGLSVCTRKLNGAKVNGDTGLVKAFAGEPLPSLSRRAAKEGLHGLEWAIGIPGTLGGAVVMNAGAQGGCISDLLKTLTVMSLSEGKQFELKKEDLLYGYRHSRLQEDDLIVISATLQLEAGHNSDEVCRKTNENLIHRTSTQPYSLPNCGSVFRNPEPLKAAQLIDGLGLKGYRIGGAEISNIHANFIVNQAAASAKDINDLISFIQCEVEKAYGLKLHTEVKFLGFGSNSNH; this is encoded by the coding sequence ATGGTGCTCCACTATGGCAGCATAACGCCCTTGATTAAAGAACTGAATCTGCAAAGCCTTGTCTCATTAGCAAATTTCACTACTTTGCGTGTTGGAGGAAAAGCAGAGTTTTTTGCAGAGCCAAATGATCCCAATGAACTGCAATTACTTATCAATTGGGCACACACCCAAAACATTCCCTGCCAAGTTTTAGGAGCAGGGTCAAATCTATTGGTTAACGATAAAACTTTGCAAGGATTAAGTGTATGCACTCGCAAGTTAAACGGAGCAAAAGTGAATGGAGATACCGGATTAGTGAAAGCCTTCGCTGGCGAACCACTGCCTAGCTTGTCTCGACGTGCTGCCAAGGAAGGTCTCCATGGCCTGGAATGGGCAATAGGTATACCAGGAACACTAGGAGGAGCTGTGGTCATGAATGCTGGTGCACAAGGGGGTTGCATCTCAGACCTGCTGAAAACCTTAACCGTAATGTCCCTAAGTGAAGGCAAGCAATTTGAACTTAAAAAAGAAGATCTTCTCTATGGTTATCGCCATAGTCGCTTGCAAGAAGATGATTTGATTGTTATCTCAGCCACTTTACAATTAGAGGCTGGACATAACAGCGACGAAGTCTGCCGAAAAACAAACGAAAACCTGATACATAGGACAAGCACACAACCATACAGCCTTCCTAATTGCGGCAGCGTATTTCGCAATCCAGAACCATTAAAAGCCGCACAACTTATTGATGGGCTAGGCTTAAAAGGTTACAGAATAGGTGGGGCAGAAATTTCCAATATTCATGCCAATTTTATTGTCAACCAAGCAGCAGCTTCTGCAAAAGACATAAATGATTTGATTAGCTTTATACAATGCGAAGTCGAAAAAGCCTATGGATTAAAACTACATACTGAAGTTAAATTTCTTGGCTTCGGATCTAACTCAAACCATTAG